A genomic segment from Malus domestica chromosome 05, GDT2T_hap1 encodes:
- the LOC103454165 gene encoding auxin-induced protein 15A-like — protein sequence MGFRFPGIVLVHAKKSQVSSKSLDVPKGYLAIYVGESQKKRFVIPVSYLNQPSFQDLLSLAEDEFGYDHPMGGLTIPCSEDTFLDLTTLFGV from the coding sequence ATGGGTTTCCGATTTCCTGGTATTGTACTTGTACATGCCAAGAAAAGTCAAGTTTCTTCAAAATCATTGGATGTTCCAAAAGGCTATCTTGCCATCTACGTTGGGGAGAGCCAGAAGAAGCGGTTTGTGATTCCGGTGTCCTACTTGAACCAACCTTCATTCCAAGATTTGTTAAGCCTGGCTGAAGATGAATTTGGATATGATCATCCAATGGGTGGTCTCACAATCCCCTGCAGTGAAGACACCTTCCTTGATCTCACCACTCTGTTTGGTGTATAA
- the LOC103454163 gene encoding auxin-induced protein 15A-like, with translation MGFRLPAVIPARKLLRCSFSNTTRGASTNLAHVPKGYFAVYVGESERQRFVIPVSFLNEPSFQKLLSEAEEEFGFDHPMGGLTIPCRQDAFLHLTSHLNAS, from the coding sequence ATGGGTTTCCGTCTTCCGGCTGTAATTCCTGCTAGGAAACTTCTTCGATGTTCTTTTTCAAATACAACCAGAGGAGCTTCAACTAATTTAGCACACGTCCCAAAAGGTTATTTTGCGGTTTATGTTGGCGAGAGCGAAAGGCAGAGATTTGTAATTCCAGTATCTTTCCTTAATGAGCCTTCATTTCAAAAGTTGCTAAGTGAGGCTGAAGAAGAATTCGGGTTTGATCATCCAATGGGTGGTCTAACAATTCCCTGCAGACAAGATGCCTTCCTTCATCTCACTTCTCACTTGAATGCATCGTGA
- the LOC103454230 gene encoding auxin-induced protein 15A-like: MGFRLPSVIPAKKLLRRSFSNSSQQVSYNLADVPKGYFPVYVGKSEKQRFVVPISILNQPSFQDLLSEAEEEFGYDHPMGGVTIPCRQDTFLDLISRLSAL; the protein is encoded by the coding sequence ATGGGGTTCCGTCTTCCATCTGTAATTCCTGCTAAGAAACTTCTTCGACGGTCTTTTTCAAATTCAAGTCAACAAGTTTCGTATAATTTAGCAGACGTCCCAAAAGGTTATTTTCCAGTTTATGTTGGCAAGAGTGAGAAGCAGCGGTTTGTTGTTCCTATATCCATCCTCAACCAGCCTTCATTTCAAGACTTGCTAAGTGAGGCTGAAGAAGAATTCGGATATGATCACCCAATGGGCGGTGTAACGATTCCCTGCAGACAAGATACATTCCTTGATCTCATTTCCCGCTTGAGTGCTTTGTGA
- the LOC114824758 gene encoding auxin-responsive protein SAUR20-like — protein sequence MGFHRPSVTHAKKVLWRSFSNSSRGGSYNLVDVPKGFLAVYVGENERQRFVIPVSYLNQPSFQDLLSEAEQEFGFDHPMGGLTIPCRQDTFIDIISRF from the coding sequence ATGGGTTTCCATCGTCCAAGTGTAACTCATGCAAAGAAAGTTCTTTGGCGGTCTTTTTCAAATTCAAGTCGCGGAGGTTCATATAACTTAGTAGATGTCCCAAAAGGTTTTTTAGCTGTTTACGTTGGGGAGAACGAGAGACAGCGGTTTGTCATTCCTGTATCATATCTCAATCAACCTTCATTCCAAGACTTGCTAAGTGAGGCTGAACAAGAATTTGGATTTGATCATCCAATGGGTGGTCTAACAATTCCCTGCAGACAAGATACCTTCATTGATATTATTTCTCGGTTTTGA